The following DNA comes from Pieris napi chromosome 18, ilPieNapi1.2, whole genome shotgun sequence.
CCACGTGACTCTCTGGTTAAAATGCTTATTGCACAATGTGCAACTGAACCTCTTCAACTCGCTATGAATCCAGAGATGTTGAACTAAATTCTTCTTTCGCGGAAACGCTTTTGAACACACTGGACAAGGGAACAACTTCTCTTTCGTATGAATCACTCTGTGTTCATCCAAATTCTTCTTCGTATCAAACTTGAGACCACAACACGTGCAGACAAATATATCCTCCGTGTGAGACAATCGAAAGTGCGTTCTATATTTCTTCCTATCATCAAAAACGAGTGGACACTCCGGACACACATAGGTCTTCTTCGTCAGACCGTGGACTTGGGTCAAATGCTCCTGTTTGGTCTTCCAATTGAGGAATCTTTCGTTACACAAATTGCACATGTTGGTCCAACACTTCTTCGACGTGTAAACATGTTCTCTTCTCGCTTCTAACGTATCAAAGGTAGTTTTGCATTTCCTACACATTTTATTACCCCCGCTATGTGAGTACGTGATATGATGTTTCAGGGTGGTGATAGTTGAATAGGATTTCCCGCAGGCTTCACATGTGAATTTAGAGAAATGTGATTGTGTGTGTCTGCTCAACTGTCTAAGACATATTGCTTTCGCAGAGCACATCGCGCACTGGAGTTTATCCCCTTCCAGCCTAAATGGCTGAATGCCTAAGTCAAGATTCACATCTATCGGCTTCTGGTGGATATCGTGAAGGTGTCGTGCTATATCTTCAAGTGAATCGAATGCTGTGAAGCAGATCCGACAGCTAAGGTCTGTGATATCAGCTTTGAGAAATCCTTCTGTGACATGTGCGAATGCCATTCGTACTTTGAAGGTGGGATGCTCTTCAACCATGTGCTTTCTATAGCTTGGACCGTCTTGGATGCTCTCACAGCAGTAAACACAGACCATAGCCTCCTCCGGGAGTCTGAACGGGTACGTTGTTGTGTATTTCACCAATAACTCTGCGTTGCGCTTCGCGATGGTATATTCATTGGACACTTCTAGAACAAAAAGAAATGCCGACGGTCATTTAACTGTTCTCTGTCTTCTTCTTCATTTTCTTGTTTAGatctaaattttcataaacaaTGAATTTAGATTAGACATCATAGTTACATGGTATTAAACAATCATGAAACTGCCGAATTTGGTAATgtgttgttaaaatattttagtattctGAAATCGTGTTATATGATAAGTTATCTTTAAAAGGAAACATGGCCACCCTAAGCAATCCGCGACGATTAGTTGTGGCTGAAGACTACCAATAAGTAGtctgatattaaattataatatgtggCTCAAGATATAACGCAAGAACACATCCCCTCACCCCTACCCCCTCACCTCGGAGCTAAATGTTctaagaactttatttctcattacaaaaaatgtattttttttacatgagaaacttaatatatacgaacgagatacacatcgccatcagccgtcctaattttagtctactaggctcattctgatatcgtcgctgtagagtgataacctcgtatgcccagagaaccaaacattaaAGAAAACGAAAAATGTGcttttgtccatagttttagatggtaaaaaggacttatttatttataacatgaATAAGTTTTTATCTCATCCACAACACGTGCAGACGAAAGATAAAAtaagtctaagaataaaactAACTTATTTTTTGAGATACGAGGTCTAAGAATAAAACTAACTTATTTTTTGagatacgaggttatcattctacagtgacaatatgtatctttaatacCCTTTTCAATTGGTTAAAcgcgctaatattacgaattttagacggtaattgattaaataattgcacaccctcatacttaaTAGACTTCTTCAAATGATTGGAACGCGGCAATAGTAAGTCAGAAAAGtcaaaattagtttatttGAGGAATTGTTTTAAGCTACTGAAAATAACAGAAATTTCGTCATGATCGAGAACAATATCggaattgaaaaaaatccaaaatccactttttatcatatttggatacgacattgactaaatattacggctacattaaaaaaatccatgtattttaattttcaaatcaGTCGGTAAggtgacggatttgatagaaacatgtgattttCCTTGAAAACTgtgaaatttaattacaatagttatgacaataactaacatgattatattatttcgaaatggctgccctgtaaagtttactagtgtagtataaagtatatatttcgTTATAAGATCAAGTGgcgtgttaaaaataataatgttatacgCGATCGTAAATGTTTTTGCGTTTGTAAACGCACGGCAGGTAGGTGTTTAcagcataaataataaaacgtctcatatattttaatgacttgaattttttttattgtcaaaTCAAATCATACAAGGATTTCAAAATAGTTTCGTTCGTATTAACatattagggagcgttcaagtattacgtaacgcctTTTGGGATGGGGGGGGggtgtccttttgtaaaacgttacgatgcggggtggggattgaattacgcgttattgttaatattattttcgactcacaccacataatagtaactaaagagacacaaggtggtcacgaaacgttttactatattgAGTACAGTACTATAAtagggtactgaaaaacgttacggcgagatacatgggggggggtcaataatctccaaaaattgcgtaaaggtgggaactgaccaaagttacgaggtgtaatgtagcattcgcatcgagcgtgttacgcatcgagcatgttacgctgtgttctaaaatcggcgtaacatgctcgtcaaaaCTCGGTGCTCCGCTTTCGCCGCCGGTGTTCACGAGATGTGATAGTTATAACGTTGATATctttaattctatttaattattgtttcatccaaattaagaagaagaaaaaatgttactggacataaaacttatttaaaaacacaggcgtatgaagtggtttgttattgattgcaatattaaaaaccaaattattactggacagtataaaaactttgtacgcaggtctcaattttgaagaactgttgaatttaattggaccaaaagtactttaaaaaagacacaatttatagaaaatcataatcatgatcactcgcgacgtgcgacgcgtaattactgaaccgcgtaacagtcaaaggattcgccaaaaaaccgacagccgggtggagcactcaaaatgagcaacgagcggctcgttgctcgctggtttccccgtaaaacgacgtactgactgcacgaatgctcgctgtgtaacattacattacatgttacattacacctcgtaacgttggtcagttcccacctttacgtaatacttgaacgctcccttatacaGAAAATTTgttgaaacaattaaattcacaGATCAAGTTCACAGA
Coding sequences within:
- the LOC125058745 gene encoding zinc finger imprinted 3-like isoform X5; protein product: MEGKVWRPGPTVCRCCLSEGCYKDISTEYFWMGKKEVYADMLSDTFDLSIQYAPTGGPNSQSRLICEPCISRLRDATDFKRQIKECEQTFMEYLNPRTTVDIEIPVELPEKEVKTVTVKVEKPLSDDDDFGDTELLDDDDDDLDDEPLMNLASKVPKKESVDVTDLIDNAKAEKRKSTTKPKATPKKAKVKEAKPSVSKAKPEKKKKEVSNEYTIAKRNAELLVKYTTTYPFRLPEEAMVCVYCCESIQDGPSYRKHMVEEHPTFKVRMAFAHVTEGFLKADITDLSCRICFTAFDSLEDIARHLHDIHQKPIDVNLDLGIQPFRLEGDKLQCAMCSAKAICLRQLSRHTQSHFSKFTCEACGKSYSTITTLKHHITYSHSGGNKMCRKCKTTFDTLEARREHVYTSKKCWTNMCNLCNERFLNWKTKQEHLTQVHGLTKKTYVCPECPLVFDDRKKYRTHFRLSHTEDIFVCTCCGLKFDTKKNLDEHRVIHTKEKLFPCPVCSKAFPRKKNLVQHLWIHSELKRFSCTLCNKHFNQRVTWKSHMKSYHPEIEDYQDMMNKNVKILLSVDKSDV